From a single Rhizobium lusitanum genomic region:
- a CDS encoding HAD family hydrolase, producing MKVLMVDVDGVLVHGRPSDGLHLFTYLERDLGLSRDLIQKEFFQTHWGDIVTGRDELEPRLASVLAKIAPNLSAAALIDYWFENDSRLDRTLLADLATLRAKGIPMYLATNQEHRRAAYLMEKLGLSSYFDGIFYSAMFGHQKPAPEFFRLATERVGIEASEIGFIDDYPANIEAAQQFGWKAMHWAPGSRLEDAFAAFSR from the coding sequence ATGAAAGTCCTGATGGTCGATGTCGATGGTGTACTGGTTCATGGCCGGCCCAGCGATGGACTGCACCTTTTCACCTATCTGGAACGCGATCTCGGCCTTAGTCGCGATCTGATCCAGAAGGAATTCTTCCAGACCCACTGGGGCGACATCGTCACGGGACGCGACGAGCTGGAACCCCGGCTCGCCAGTGTGCTGGCGAAGATCGCGCCAAATCTCAGCGCCGCGGCGCTGATCGATTACTGGTTCGAGAATGATTCCCGGCTGGACCGGACGCTGCTTGCCGATCTCGCCACCCTGCGGGCAAAAGGCATCCCGATGTATCTGGCGACCAATCAAGAGCATCGGCGTGCCGCCTATCTGATGGAGAAGCTCGGGCTCTCCTCCTATTTCGACGGAATTTTCTATTCCGCCATGTTCGGACACCAGAAGCCAGCGCCCGAATTCTTCCGGTTGGCAACCGAGCGCGTCGGCATCGAAGCCAGCGAGATCGGCTTCATTGACGATTATCCCGCCAACATCGAGGCGGCGCAGCAATTCGGCTGGAAGGCGATGCATTGGGCGCCTGGCTCCAGATTGGAGGATGCCTTTGCCGCGTTTTCCCGTTGA
- a CDS encoding histone deacetylase family protein, with product MRVIYSEDHKLRDAKTELHDGQLVTPFEAPFRAEWILAAVKEAGFTDIVAPDAHGLETARKVHDPAYLDFLGTVWERWVAAGYKGEAIANSFPVRRTSQRVPENIVGMIGHYANAADTSISKGSYEAAIASMRCALTSADWLHAGHRFAFALCRPPGHHAGFDLFGGYCFINNAAVAAQRLRDHGAKKVAVLDVDFHHGNGTQDIFYQRGDVFTASLHGDPIHAFPYFLGHAEEEGEGEGLGTNRNYPMPRGTPWSVWSEALADALARIKGFGAEAIVLSLGVDTFERDPISFFKLTSEDFIRIGQLVAGAGLPVLTCMEGGYGVPEIGLNVANVLKGLEA from the coding sequence ATGCGTGTCATTTATTCGGAAGATCACAAGCTGAGGGATGCCAAGACCGAGTTGCATGACGGCCAGCTGGTGACGCCCTTCGAAGCGCCGTTCCGTGCCGAATGGATTCTGGCGGCGGTAAAGGAAGCGGGCTTTACCGATATCGTCGCGCCCGATGCCCATGGGCTGGAGACGGCGCGCAAGGTGCATGATCCGGCCTATCTCGATTTTCTGGGCACGGTCTGGGAGCGCTGGGTCGCGGCTGGCTACAAGGGCGAGGCGATCGCCAATTCCTTTCCGGTGCGCCGGACCAGCCAGCGCGTACCGGAAAACATTGTCGGCATGATCGGCCATTATGCCAATGCCGCCGATACCTCGATCAGCAAGGGCTCCTATGAAGCGGCGATTGCCTCGATGCGCTGCGCATTGACGAGTGCTGATTGGCTGCATGCCGGCCATCGCTTCGCCTTCGCGCTTTGCCGCCCGCCCGGCCATCACGCCGGCTTCGATCTCTTCGGCGGCTATTGCTTCATCAATAATGCTGCCGTCGCGGCGCAGCGCCTACGCGACCACGGCGCGAAGAAGGTGGCTGTGCTCGATGTCGATTTCCATCATGGCAACGGCACGCAGGACATTTTCTATCAACGCGGCGATGTTTTCACCGCCTCGCTGCATGGCGACCCCATCCACGCCTTCCCCTATTTCCTCGGCCATGCCGAGGAGGAGGGCGAAGGCGAAGGGCTCGGCACGAACCGCAATTATCCGATGCCGCGCGGCACGCCCTGGAGCGTCTGGTCGGAAGCGCTTGCCGATGCGCTCGCCCGCATCAAGGGGTTTGGCGCGGAGGCGATCGTGCTGTCCCTCGGCGTCGATACTTTCGAGCGCGACCCGATCTCCTTCTTCAAGCTGACGTCGGAGGATTTCATCCGCATCGGCCAGCTTGTCGCCGGAGCCGGCCTGCCGGTTCTCACCTGCATGGAGGGCGGCTATGGCGTGCCGGAGATCGGCTTGAACGTCGCCAATGTGCTGAAGGGCCTGGAAGCCTGA
- a CDS encoding EamA family transporter: protein MDQKMIESGTDGGAPLMPHPDVAASSGGVGAGVLMCLLSMCCIQFGAALSSSAIATYGATGATWLRLAFAAIILAVIVRPKVTRYSREQWIGALVLGAMTAMMTISFFLAIERIPLGLAVAIDFLGPLSVATLGFGLSRQLAWPLIAGIGVLLLAYNGQEWVGNLPGILFACGAGTGWACYILLTKKVGSVFTGFEGLSMSLIIAAIVATPFGFASAVPHLTGYGLIEMAGLALLVPLLPYALEMVALRRMPTSSFGILMSLEPAIGAFAGFVILTQPLTPSQMFGTALVVAASIGATVFVAKG from the coding sequence ATGGACCAGAAGATGATCGAGAGCGGCACGGATGGTGGCGCGCCGTTGATGCCGCATCCCGATGTAGCGGCGTCCTCGGGCGGCGTTGGCGCGGGCGTTCTCATGTGTCTGCTATCCATGTGCTGCATCCAGTTTGGTGCGGCGCTGTCGTCTTCTGCCATCGCCACCTACGGGGCTACCGGCGCCACATGGCTGCGGCTCGCTTTTGCCGCCATCATTCTTGCGGTTATCGTCCGGCCGAAGGTGACCCGCTACAGCCGCGAGCAATGGATAGGTGCGCTCGTGCTCGGTGCCATGACGGCGATGATGACGATCTCCTTCTTTTTGGCGATCGAGCGTATTCCGCTTGGTCTTGCCGTCGCCATCGATTTTCTCGGCCCTCTGTCGGTCGCGACCCTGGGGTTCGGATTGAGCCGCCAGCTTGCTTGGCCGCTGATCGCCGGGATTGGCGTGCTTCTGCTCGCCTATAACGGCCAGGAGTGGGTCGGCAATCTCCCGGGCATATTGTTTGCCTGCGGTGCGGGCACCGGCTGGGCCTGCTATATCCTGCTGACGAAGAAGGTCGGCAGCGTTTTTACCGGCTTCGAGGGTCTCTCTATGTCGCTCATCATCGCGGCGATTGTCGCGACACCCTTCGGCTTTGCCTCAGCCGTTCCGCATTTGACCGGCTATGGCCTCATCGAAATGGCGGGTCTCGCACTGCTCGTGCCGCTTCTGCCCTACGCCTTGGAAATGGTGGCGCTGCGGCGCATGCCGACATCCTCCTTCGGCATTCTCATGAGCCTGGAACCGGCAATCGGCGCCTTCGCCGGCTTCGTCATCCTGACCCAGCCGCTGACGCCATCACAGATGTTCGGCACGGCGCTGGTCGTGGCCGCCAGCATCGGCGCGACGGTGTTTGTTGCCAAGGGTTGA
- a CDS encoding group III truncated hemoglobin — translation MDNDLQGRAAHLAGIREKAEAEMTRFGIDAAFIDRLVETFYGRIQAHPRLGPVFDGRLAGRWPEHMDKMKRFWSSIAFKNGAYGGKPVQAHLGVQGIAPDLFPEWLVLFSQTLDDIAPTDEAKAWFMATAERIAKSLTLSLFYNPAVDDPARRGE, via the coding sequence ATGGACAATGACCTGCAAGGCCGCGCCGCCCATCTGGCCGGCATCCGCGAAAAGGCCGAGGCCGAGATGACGCGCTTCGGCATCGACGCCGCCTTTATCGACCGGCTGGTCGAGACCTTCTACGGCCGCATCCAGGCGCATCCCCGGCTCGGCCCGGTCTTCGACGGCCGTCTTGCGGGGCGCTGGCCGGAGCATATGGACAAGATGAAACGCTTCTGGTCCTCGATCGCCTTCAAGAACGGCGCCTATGGCGGTAAGCCGGTGCAGGCCCATCTCGGCGTCCAGGGCATCGCGCCCGACCTGTTTCCGGAATGGCTGGTGCTGTTTTCCCAGACGCTGGACGACATAGCGCCGACGGACGAGGCCAAAGCCTGGTTCATGGCAACAGCCGAGCGCATCGCCAAGAGCTTGACCTTGTCGTTGTTCTACAATCCGGCGGTGGATGATCCGGCCCGGCGGGGTGAATGA
- the mbfA gene encoding iron exporter MbfA has translation MLLGFFRSPKRSFASLSEQEILAVAIAAEEDDARIFLAYADILREQYPDSAKVFEDMAEVEDTHRKTLIDMHRRRFGERIPLIRREHVSGFYDRKPDWLRKNLSLDAIRQEAEAMEQQAYNFYVEAAKQISDASTRQLLGDLALAEQGHEEVARMLGDKHTPQSVKQEEDASAHRQFVLTYVQPGLAGLMDGSVSTLAPIFAAAFATQNTWQTFLVGLSASVGAGISMGFTEAAHDDGKISGRGSPIKRGLACGIMTALGGLGHALPYLIPHFWIATVLAGIVVFFELWAIAFIQNKYMETPFLRAAFQVVVGGSLVLAAGILIGNA, from the coding sequence ATGTTGCTCGGTTTCTTCCGCTCGCCGAAGCGTTCCTTTGCCTCTTTGTCCGAACAGGAAATTCTCGCTGTCGCCATCGCCGCCGAAGAAGACGATGCGCGCATCTTTCTCGCCTATGCCGATATCCTTCGCGAGCAATATCCCGACTCCGCCAAGGTGTTCGAGGATATGGCCGAGGTCGAGGACACCCATCGCAAGACGCTGATCGACATGCACCGCCGCCGTTTCGGCGAGCGCATCCCGCTGATCCGGCGCGAACATGTCAGCGGCTTCTACGACCGCAAGCCGGATTGGCTGCGCAAGAACCTGTCGCTCGACGCCATTCGCCAGGAGGCGGAGGCGATGGAGCAGCAGGCCTATAATTTCTATGTCGAAGCGGCCAAGCAGATCTCGGATGCTTCGACGCGCCAGCTTCTGGGCGATCTCGCGCTTGCCGAGCAGGGGCACGAGGAAGTCGCTCGCATGTTGGGCGACAAGCACACGCCGCAATCGGTCAAGCAGGAGGAAGACGCCAGCGCTCACCGCCAATTCGTGCTGACTTATGTGCAGCCGGGCCTTGCCGGCCTGATGGATGGTTCCGTCTCGACGCTGGCGCCGATCTTCGCGGCGGCCTTCGCGACGCAAAATACCTGGCAGACCTTCCTCGTCGGCCTGTCGGCCTCCGTCGGCGCCGGCATTTCCATGGGCTTTACCGAAGCTGCCCATGACGACGGCAAGATTTCCGGTCGCGGCTCGCCAATCAAGCGCGGCCTTGCCTGCGGCATCATGACGGCGCTCGGCGGCCTTGGCCACGCGCTGCCCTATCTCATTCCGCACTTCTGGATAGCAACCGTCCTTGCCGGCATCGTCGTCTTCTTTGAACTCTGGGCGATCGCCTTCATCCAGAACAAATATATGGAGACGCCATTCCTGCGCGCCGCCTTCCAGGTCGTCGTTGGTGGTTCTCTGGTGCTGGCAGCCGGCATATTGATCGGAAATGCCTGA
- a CDS encoding transglutaminase-like cysteine peptidase: protein MRIKGLFVAFAAIVAMSSSAMPAPQKTASMAIGNVTSQPIGHYEFCERHTDECGPTRNAGPVDLNADTWALVNQVNLRVNKTITPATDMEVYGQEEYWEYPKTAGDCEDFALLKRRVLMQKGISAANLLMTVVRKPDGEGHAVLTLRTKQGDYILDNLEDEVKVWNKTPYSYLKRQASFNAGRWVTIENGSDILVGSVK, encoded by the coding sequence GTGCGTATTAAGGGCCTATTCGTTGCCTTTGCGGCTATAGTTGCCATGTCGTCGTCGGCCATGCCGGCCCCGCAGAAGACCGCGTCGATGGCTATCGGCAACGTCACATCCCAGCCTATCGGACACTATGAATTCTGCGAGCGCCACACAGACGAGTGTGGCCCGACCCGCAACGCCGGCCCGGTCGACCTCAACGCCGACACCTGGGCACTGGTCAACCAGGTCAACCTGCGCGTCAACAAGACGATCACGCCGGCCACCGACATGGAAGTCTATGGCCAGGAAGAATATTGGGAATATCCGAAGACTGCAGGTGACTGCGAGGATTTCGCGCTCCTAAAGCGCAGAGTTCTGATGCAGAAGGGCATTTCCGCCGCCAACCTCCTGATGACTGTCGTTCGCAAGCCGGATGGCGAAGGCCATGCCGTGCTGACGCTACGCACCAAGCAGGGCGACTACATTCTCGACAATCTTGAGGATGAGGTGAAGGTCTGGAACAAGACTCCCTACTCCTACCTGAAGCGCCAGGCGAGCTTCAATGCCGGCCGCTGGGTCACCATCGAGAACGGCAGCGACATTCTGGTCGGCTCGGTCAAGTAA